The proteins below are encoded in one region of Bosea sp. BIWAKO-01:
- a CDS encoding SpoVR family protein has translation MARQAPRSDLLFSGSDWNFATLSHAYDVIEAVAKEELRLDVYPVQMEIISSEQMLDAYSSIGMPLMYRHWSFGKHFLRQELLYRKAGRGLAYEVVINSNPCIVYLMEENTMALQALVTAHAALGHNHFFKNNYLFQQWADASAILGYLDFAKGFIARCEERHGIAAVEAILDAAHALMEQGVFRYRRPPRLSSERHREGLRERLEYEERSYNDLWRTVPRLVDDAKPDESGASIAERKNALKLPEENLLYFLEKNSLILQPWQREILRIVRVIAQYFYPQRQTQVMNEGCATFVHYTIMNSLFDRGRISEGAMLEILRNHSNVIFQPAFDDPRFSGINPYALGLDMMQDIQRIVTEPTAEDRDWFPEIAGTGDWRTILLDAWANHRDESFIRQYLSPALIRKWRLFLLSDAANDSFYSVASIHNERGYASIRTALAQKYDIGASHTDIQVVDVDLLGQRHLRLQHKVNDGILLESAGCDATLRHVHELWGYEVSLEGVDAQTGVTVFERSSRQLAGSP, from the coding sequence ATGGCGAGGCAAGCGCCCCGATCCGATCTGCTGTTCTCCGGCTCGGACTGGAACTTCGCCACCTTGTCGCATGCCTACGACGTCATCGAGGCGGTGGCGAAGGAGGAGCTCCGGCTCGATGTCTACCCGGTGCAGATGGAGATCATCTCCTCGGAGCAGATGCTCGATGCCTATTCGTCCATCGGCATGCCGCTGATGTATCGACACTGGTCGTTCGGCAAGCACTTCCTCCGCCAGGAACTGCTCTATCGCAAGGCCGGTCGCGGCCTCGCCTATGAAGTGGTGATCAACTCCAATCCCTGCATCGTCTATCTGATGGAAGAGAACACCATGGCCCTGCAGGCCCTGGTGACCGCGCATGCCGCTCTTGGCCACAACCATTTCTTCAAGAACAACTACCTGTTCCAGCAATGGGCCGATGCCAGCGCGATTCTCGGCTATCTCGATTTCGCCAAGGGCTTCATCGCTCGCTGCGAGGAAAGGCATGGCATTGCCGCCGTCGAGGCCATTCTCGACGCTGCCCATGCACTGATGGAACAGGGCGTGTTCCGCTATCGCCGCCCTCCCCGGCTCTCCTCCGAAAGGCACCGCGAGGGGCTTCGCGAGCGGCTGGAATACGAAGAGCGTTCCTATAACGACCTATGGCGCACCGTCCCGCGCCTGGTGGATGACGCCAAGCCCGACGAGAGCGGGGCCTCGATCGCCGAACGGAAAAACGCTCTCAAGCTCCCCGAGGAAAACCTGCTCTATTTCCTGGAGAAGAACAGCCTGATCCTCCAGCCTTGGCAGCGCGAGATCCTGAGGATCGTCCGGGTCATCGCGCAGTACTTCTATCCCCAGCGGCAGACGCAGGTGATGAACGAAGGCTGCGCGACCTTCGTGCATTACACGATCATGAATTCGCTGTTCGACCGCGGCCGGATCAGCGAGGGCGCCATGCTGGAAATCCTGCGCAATCACTCGAACGTCATCTTCCAGCCTGCCTTCGACGATCCCCGCTTTTCCGGCATCAACCCTTATGCCCTGGGGCTGGACATGATGCAGGACATCCAGCGTATCGTGACCGAGCCGACCGCGGAGGATCGCGACTGGTTTCCCGAGATCGCGGGAACCGGCGACTGGCGCACGATCCTGCTCGACGCCTGGGCCAACCACCGCGACGAATCCTTCATTCGCCAGTATCTCAGCCCGGCCCTGATCCGGAAGTGGCGGCTGTTCTTGCTCTCCGACGCCGCGAACGACTCGTTCTACAGCGTGGCTTCGATCCATAATGAGCGCGGTTACGCGTCCATACGCACGGCCCTGGCCCAGAAATACGACATCGGAGCGAGCCATACGGACATCCAGGTCGTGGATGTCGACCTGCTCGGCCAGCGGCATCTGCGCCTGCAGCACAAGGTCAATGACGGCATCCTGCTGGAAAGCGCCGGCTGCGATGCGACGCTGCGCCATGTCCATGAGCTTTGGGGCTATGAGGTCAGCCTGGAAGGCGTTGACGCGCAGACGGGGGTCACGGTCTTCGAACGGTCCAGCCGTCAGCTTGCCGGATCGCCATAG
- a CDS encoding PrkA family serine protein kinase → MIERDGDVFRLFSEDYLSFSQEEMSLREYLLACREDKSMYASAPERMVDAIGAPKLFDTSQDERLGRIFSNRTVKLYPSFTDFFGMEDTIERIAGYFRYASQGLEERKQILYLLGPVGGGKSSLAERLKKLMEERPFYTLKVGDRISPVFESPLGLFRPDRMGDLFEDKYGIARRRLTGLISPWAAKRLDELSGDISRFSVVKLNPSRLRQVGIAKTEPGDENNQDVSTLVGKVDIRQLEHFSQSDPDAYSYSGGLNRTTQGLLEFVEMFKAPIKVLHPLLTATQEGSYNGTENFGAFPYQGIVLAHSNESEWLQFKNNKNNEAFLDRILVVKVPYCLRVTEERQIYEKLLRESELAGSPCTPEVLDILSRFTVSTRLAEFENSPLYTKMRVYDGENLKEVEPKAKAIQEYRDAAGVDEGMTGVSTRFAFKILSQTFNYDTGELAADPVHLMYILEGAIKREQFPKETEAAYLDFIKSELATRYAEFIGHEIQKAYLESYGEYGQNLFDRYIAYADAWVEDQDYKDPDTGQLLNRQVLDNELSQIEKPAGIANPKDFRNEVVKFTLRARARNHGRNPSWTSYEKLRQVIEKRMFGQVEDLLPVISFGSKQDSVTEKRHQGFVQRMVERGYTERQVRRLVDWYMRVNKAG, encoded by the coding sequence ATGATCGAGAGAGACGGCGATGTATTCCGTTTATTTTCAGAGGATTACCTAAGCTTTTCACAGGAGGAGATGAGCCTGCGGGAATACCTCCTGGCCTGCCGCGAAGACAAATCGATGTATGCCTCCGCCCCTGAGCGGATGGTCGACGCGATCGGCGCGCCAAAGCTTTTCGATACGAGCCAGGACGAGCGCCTCGGCCGGATATTCTCCAACCGGACGGTCAAGCTCTACCCGTCCTTTACCGATTTCTTCGGCATGGAGGATACGATCGAGCGAATCGCCGGCTATTTCCGCTACGCATCGCAGGGCCTGGAGGAGCGCAAGCAGATCCTCTATCTGCTGGGCCCCGTCGGCGGCGGAAAATCCTCCCTCGCGGAGCGGCTCAAGAAGCTGATGGAGGAGCGTCCCTTCTACACGCTCAAGGTCGGAGACCGGATCAGTCCCGTCTTCGAATCCCCGCTGGGCCTGTTCCGTCCCGATCGGATGGGCGATCTCTTCGAGGACAAGTACGGGATCGCGCGGCGCCGACTGACCGGCCTGATCTCGCCCTGGGCGGCGAAGCGGCTCGACGAGCTCTCGGGCGACATTTCCAGGTTCAGCGTCGTCAAACTGAATCCCTCGCGCTTGCGGCAGGTCGGCATCGCGAAGACCGAACCGGGCGACGAGAACAATCAGGATGTCTCGACCCTCGTCGGCAAGGTCGATATCCGCCAGCTCGAACACTTCAGCCAGTCGGACCCGGACGCCTATTCCTACAGCGGCGGACTGAACCGGACGACGCAGGGCCTGCTCGAATTCGTCGAGATGTTCAAGGCGCCGATCAAGGTGCTGCATCCCCTGCTGACCGCGACCCAGGAGGGCAGCTACAACGGCACCGAGAACTTCGGAGCCTTTCCTTACCAGGGCATCGTCCTGGCTCACTCCAACGAGTCCGAATGGCTCCAGTTCAAGAACAACAAGAACAACGAGGCGTTCCTCGACCGCATCCTGGTGGTCAAGGTGCCCTATTGCCTGCGCGTCACCGAAGAGCGGCAGATCTACGAGAAACTGCTGCGCGAGAGTGAACTGGCCGGCAGCCCCTGCACGCCGGAAGTGCTCGACATCCTCAGCCGCTTCACGGTCTCGACCCGCCTGGCCGAGTTCGAGAACTCGCCGCTCTATACCAAGATGCGCGTCTATGACGGCGAGAACCTCAAGGAAGTGGAGCCAAAGGCGAAGGCCATCCAGGAGTATCGCGACGCCGCCGGGGTCGACGAGGGCATGACCGGCGTCAGCACGCGCTTTGCCTTCAAGATTCTCTCGCAGACCTTCAACTACGACACCGGGGAACTGGCCGCCGACCCCGTGCACCTGATGTACATCCTGGAAGGCGCGATCAAGCGCGAGCAATTCCCCAAGGAGACGGAAGCGGCCTATCTCGACTTCATCAAGTCGGAGCTCGCGACGCGCTATGCCGAGTTCATCGGCCACGAGATCCAGAAGGCCTATCTGGAATCCTATGGCGAATACGGCCAGAACCTGTTCGACCGCTACATCGCCTATGCCGACGCCTGGGTCGAGGATCAGGACTACAAGGACCCCGATACCGGCCAGCTCCTCAACCGGCAGGTCCTGGACAATGAATTGTCGCAGATCGAAAAGCCGGCGGGCATCGCCAATCCCAAGGACTTCCGCAACGAGGTCGTGAAGTTCACCTTGCGGGCCCGGGCCAGGAACCATGGCCGCAACCCGTCCTGGACCAGCTATGAGAAGCTGCGCCAGGTGATCGAGAAGCGGATGTTCGGGCAGGTCGAGGATCTGCTGCCCGTCATCAGCTTCGGCTCGAAGCAGGACAGCGTGACCGAGAAGCGCCATCAGGGTTTCGTTCAGCGCATGGTCGAGCGTGGCTATACCGAGCGCCAGGTCCGGCGCCTGGTAGACTGGTACATGCGCGTGAACAAGGCAGGTTGA
- a CDS encoding arylsulfatase: MAAAQTQPAPTPAPAAQQRPNIIMIVSDDTGYGDLGPYGGGIGRGMPTPNIDKLAAEGMTFFSFYAQPSCTPGRAAMQTGRIPNRSGMTTVAFQGEGGGLPAAEWTLASVLKTGGYKTFFTGKWHLGEADYALPNAQGYDEMKYCGLYHLNAYTYADPTWFPDMSPELRAMFQRVTKGALSGNAGQPAREEFKINGQYVDTPVINGAEGVVGIPFFDGYVEKAALDYLDRNANSPEPIFMSINFMKVHQPNMPHPDYIHKSMSKSKYADSVVELDARIGRIMDKVRSSGRANNTLVFYTTDNGAWQDVYPDAGYTPFRGTKGTVREGGNRVPAIAWMPGKIAPNSKNHEMTGGLDLMATFASVGGVRLPTQDRANQPIIFDSYDLSPVLFGTGPSPRNEWFYFTENELSPGAARIGNYKAVFNLRGDNGAPTGGLAVDSNLGWKGAEKYVATVPQVFDLWQDPQERYDIFMNNYTERTWTMVTISAAINKLMKTYVQYPPRKLQSASYAGPMTLSDYEKFQSVRDVLSKEGITIPLPSGN, translated from the coding sequence ATGGCGGCGGCCCAGACGCAACCAGCCCCGACACCGGCGCCGGCGGCACAGCAGCGCCCGAACATCATCATGATCGTCTCGGATGACACCGGTTATGGCGACCTTGGCCCCTATGGCGGCGGCATCGGCCGCGGCATGCCGACCCCCAATATCGACAAGCTGGCGGCGGAGGGCATGACGTTCTTCTCCTTCTACGCGCAGCCAAGCTGCACGCCCGGCCGCGCCGCCATGCAGACGGGCCGCATCCCGAACCGGAGCGGCATGACGACCGTCGCCTTCCAGGGCGAGGGCGGCGGGTTGCCGGCAGCCGAGTGGACGCTGGCCTCGGTGCTCAAGACCGGTGGCTACAAGACCTTCTTCACCGGCAAATGGCACCTGGGAGAGGCCGATTACGCGCTGCCCAATGCCCAGGGCTACGACGAGATGAAATATTGCGGCCTCTATCATCTCAACGCCTACACCTACGCGGACCCGACCTGGTTCCCGGACATGTCACCCGAGCTTCGGGCGATGTTCCAGCGGGTGACGAAGGGTGCCCTGTCGGGCAATGCCGGGCAGCCGGCGCGCGAGGAGTTCAAGATCAACGGCCAATATGTCGACACGCCCGTGATCAATGGCGCCGAGGGCGTCGTCGGCATCCCGTTCTTCGACGGCTATGTCGAGAAGGCGGCGCTCGACTATCTCGACCGCAACGCGAATTCGCCAGAGCCGATCTTCATGAGCATCAACTTCATGAAGGTGCACCAGCCCAACATGCCGCATCCCGACTACATCCATAAGTCGATGTCGAAGAGCAAATACGCGGATTCCGTCGTCGAGCTCGACGCGCGGATCGGGCGGATCATGGACAAGGTGCGCAGTTCCGGCCGCGCCAACAACACGCTGGTCTTCTACACCACCGACAATGGCGCCTGGCAGGACGTCTACCCCGATGCCGGCTATACCCCGTTCCGCGGCACCAAGGGCACGGTTCGCGAAGGCGGCAACCGCGTTCCTGCCATCGCCTGGATGCCGGGCAAGATCGCTCCCAACTCCAAGAACCATGAAATGACCGGCGGTCTCGATCTCATGGCGACCTTCGCTTCGGTCGGCGGGGTGCGGCTGCCGACGCAGGATCGCGCCAACCAGCCGATCATCTTCGACAGCTACGACCTGTCGCCCGTGCTGTTCGGAACCGGCCCTTCGCCACGCAACGAGTGGTTCTACTTCACCGAGAACGAGCTCTCTCCGGGCGCGGCACGCATCGGTAACTACAAGGCCGTCTTTAACCTGCGCGGCGACAATGGCGCACCGACGGGTGGCCTGGCGGTCGACAGCAATCTCGGCTGGAAGGGCGCGGAGAAATATGTCGCCACCGTGCCGCAGGTCTTCGACCTCTGGCAGGATCCCCAGGAGCGCTACGACATCTTCATGAACAACTATACCGAGCGCACCTGGACAATGGTGACCATCTCCGCGGCCATCAACAAGCTGATGAAGACCTATGTGCAGTACCCGCCGCGCAAGCTGCAGAGCGCAAGCTATGCCGGGCCGATGACGCTGTCCGACTATGAGAAATTCCAGAGTGTCCGCGACGTCCTGTCGAAGGAGGGGATCACCATCCCGCTGCCGTCGGGGAACTGA
- a CDS encoding M20/M25/M40 family metallo-hydrolase, giving the protein MQRDHASEIAAITHHPAFKEAVRVLEAEHDRTIADIITLTEIPAPPFKEEKRAAAYLEMLKAHGLEDVEQDEIGNVMGLRRGTGNGGLIVVAAHLDTVFPEGTDVTVRREGTKLFAPGVGDDTRSLAVLLAFVRAMDAAGVRTRNDILFVGDVGEEGLGDLRGVRHLFSKGRYRDKIAAFITVDSPQVEKIVVGGVGSKRYSVRFKGPGGHSFQAFGIVNPMYAMAQAIAELGRIQVPATPRTTFCASIVGGGSSVNAIPEEAWVDIDLRSESAEELARLDARCREIVAAAADQENATRSTSEGAITVEIRTLGDRPAGNTPVDADIVQYATAALQAQGFAPRHEASSTDANIPMSLGIPAIKIGSGGTGGRAHSLGEWIDVEKTASISGMTASLATILATAGFPTA; this is encoded by the coding sequence GTGCAGCGCGATCACGCCTCCGAAATTGCCGCGATCACCCACCATCCGGCCTTCAAGGAGGCCGTCAGGGTGCTCGAAGCCGAGCATGACCGCACCATTGCCGACATCATCACGCTGACCGAGATTCCCGCGCCCCCCTTCAAGGAAGAGAAGCGCGCCGCCGCCTATCTGGAGATGCTGAAGGCGCATGGCCTGGAGGATGTCGAGCAGGACGAGATCGGGAATGTGATGGGCCTCCGGCGCGGCACCGGCAACGGCGGATTGATCGTGGTCGCCGCCCATCTCGATACGGTTTTCCCGGAGGGAACCGATGTCACCGTGCGCCGTGAGGGCACGAAGCTCTTTGCCCCGGGCGTCGGCGACGACACCCGCAGCCTTGCCGTGCTCCTGGCCTTCGTGCGCGCGATGGACGCCGCCGGGGTCCGGACCCGCAACGATATCCTGTTCGTGGGGGATGTCGGCGAGGAAGGGCTCGGCGACCTGCGTGGCGTCCGCCATCTCTTCAGCAAGGGCCGCTATCGCGACAAGATCGCAGCCTTCATCACCGTCGACAGTCCGCAGGTGGAGAAGATCGTCGTCGGCGGCGTCGGCTCGAAGCGCTATTCCGTCAGGTTCAAGGGGCCGGGCGGGCACAGCTTCCAGGCCTTCGGCATCGTCAACCCGATGTATGCCATGGCGCAGGCCATTGCGGAGCTTGGCCGCATCCAGGTGCCGGCGACGCCGCGCACCACATTCTGTGCCTCCATCGTCGGCGGCGGCTCATCGGTCAACGCCATCCCCGAGGAGGCCTGGGTCGATATCGACCTGCGCTCGGAATCGGCAGAGGAGCTTGCCAGGCTGGACGCGCGCTGCCGCGAGATCGTGGCCGCGGCGGCGGACCAGGAGAACGCGACACGCTCGACCAGCGAGGGCGCGATCACGGTCGAAATCAGGACCTTGGGCGACCGTCCTGCGGGCAACACGCCAGTGGACGCCGATATCGTGCAATACGCCACCGCAGCGCTTCAGGCCCAAGGCTTTGCGCCCAGGCACGAAGCCTCCTCCACCGACGCGAATATTCCGATGAGCCTCGGCATCCCGGCGATCAAGATCGGTTCGGGCGGCACCGGCGGCAGGGCCCATTCCCTCGGCGAGTGGATCGATGTCGAAAAGACAGCGAGCATATCGGGCATGACGGCGAGCCTCGCCACGATCCTGGCCACGGCGGGCTTCCCGACCGCGTGA
- a CDS encoding YeaH/YhbH family protein, whose translation MPIFIDRRLNPKDKSLGNRQRFLHRVRADLKRSVQEQIRAGKIADADGAHAVSLPAKRTSEPRFRDAGDSGRRHHVLPGNKHFAPGDRMPKPDRGGGSGSGSSPGLDASEDDFRFVLSREEVLDLFFEDLALPDMVKLNLKEIVAFKPRRAGFSASGSPTNINIARTMRNSYGRRIALQRPKREEIEAILRELARIEADEPGAARADVAALRAELDRLERRRRVISFVDPVDIRFNRFDAQPQPNANAVMFCLMDVSGSMGEREKDLAKRFFVLLHLFLKRRYDRTDIVFIRHTHMAQEVDEDTFFFSMQSGGTVVSTALEEMQRIIAQRYPSREWNIYAAQASDGDNLATDSRHCLRLMDGEIMRLCQYFAYVEIIDERESEIFGSTDNGTSLWRAYLTVKERWPNFGMSRIARAADIYPVFRHLFTRQPAQQRK comes from the coding sequence ATGCCGATCTTCATCGACCGCCGCCTGAACCCGAAGGACAAGAGCCTGGGCAATCGCCAGCGCTTTCTGCACCGCGTGCGCGCGGACCTGAAGCGCAGCGTCCAGGAACAGATCCGGGCCGGCAAGATCGCCGATGCAGACGGGGCGCACGCCGTTTCGCTCCCGGCGAAGAGAACGAGCGAGCCACGCTTCCGCGATGCGGGGGACAGCGGCCGGCGGCACCATGTCCTGCCCGGAAACAAGCATTTCGCGCCGGGGGACCGGATGCCGAAGCCGGACCGGGGCGGCGGATCCGGATCGGGTTCGTCACCCGGCCTGGACGCGTCCGAGGACGATTTCCGCTTCGTGCTCTCGCGCGAGGAGGTGCTCGATCTGTTCTTCGAGGATCTCGCGCTTCCCGACATGGTCAAGCTCAATCTCAAGGAGATCGTCGCCTTCAAGCCGCGGCGGGCCGGCTTCTCGGCGAGCGGCTCGCCGACGAACATCAACATCGCGCGCACCATGCGAAACAGCTATGGCCGCCGCATCGCCCTCCAGCGGCCCAAGCGCGAGGAGATCGAGGCCATCCTGCGCGAACTGGCCAGGATCGAGGCCGACGAGCCAGGCGCCGCCCGGGCCGACGTCGCAGCCCTGCGCGCCGAACTCGACCGGCTGGAACGCCGGCGCCGGGTGATTTCCTTCGTCGACCCGGTCGATATCCGCTTCAACCGTTTCGACGCGCAGCCTCAGCCCAACGCGAACGCGGTGATGTTTTGCCTGATGGACGTCTCAGGCTCGATGGGCGAACGCGAGAAGGACCTGGCCAAGCGCTTCTTCGTCCTGCTGCATCTGTTCCTGAAGCGGCGCTACGATCGCACGGACATCGTCTTCATCCGCCATACCCATATGGCGCAGGAGGTGGACGAGGACACCTTCTTCTTCAGCATGCAGAGCGGCGGCACCGTCGTTTCCACGGCTCTGGAGGAGATGCAGCGCATCATCGCGCAACGCTATCCCAGCCGGGAGTGGAACATCTACGCCGCCCAGGCGTCGGACGGCGACAATCTCGCGACCGACTCCAGGCACTGCCTCAGACTGATGGACGGCGAGATCATGCGCCTGTGCCAGTATTTTGCCTATGTCGAGATCATCGACGAACGCGAGAGCGAGATCTTCGGCTCCACGGACAACGGCACCTCGCTCTGGCGCGCCTATCTCACGGTCAAGGAGCGATGGCCGAATTTTGGCATGAGCCGCATCGCCAGGGCCGCCGACATCTACCCGGTCTTCCGGCATCTCTTCACCCGCCAACCGGCGCAGCAGCGCAAGTGA
- a CDS encoding HXXEE domain-containing protein yields MTMTMLAWLGMAAYAAHILEEYTLDWRGWSHAVLGLPTEWSDFYVTNGVVVALGIAQAMLAATLPLAPLGWAGLMLINGILMHIIPFIRTRGRFSPGLVTAVLFFLPLGAITFWTAWTTGIASVGDIGLGLLIGGLTLAFPICMLLVRSRPYFRQDARVLK; encoded by the coding sequence ATGACGATGACAATGCTGGCCTGGCTTGGCATGGCCGCCTACGCGGCCCACATCCTGGAGGAGTATACCCTTGACTGGCGCGGCTGGTCCCACGCCGTGCTCGGCCTGCCGACCGAATGGTCCGACTTCTACGTGACGAACGGTGTCGTCGTTGCCCTCGGCATCGCACAGGCCATGTTGGCCGCCACGCTCCCGCTCGCTCCGCTCGGCTGGGCCGGTCTGATGCTTATCAACGGCATCCTGATGCACATCATCCCATTCATTCGTACGCGCGGCCGGTTTTCGCCCGGTCTCGTTACCGCGGTCCTGTTCTTCCTGCCGCTCGGCGCGATCACGTTCTGGACCGCCTGGACCACCGGTATCGCGAGCGTTGGTGACATAGGTCTGGGGCTTCTCATCGGTGGGCTGACTCTCGCATTTCCGATCTGCATGCTTCTCGTCCGGTCACGGCCGTATTTTCGCCAGGACGCCCGAGTCCTGAAATGA
- a CDS encoding TetR/AcrR family transcriptional regulator, giving the protein MKKPAEDRRNQIVEAGLALLAEEGLPGLTQPKIAARTGLRQSHLTYYYPTRTSLVTTVARAAFDAQAEAARAVIARISSVGEAAAAIAAVTGRHERTRVLVALNQASEREPEVRQLFNDLTKILHSEFAGLLMKLGLPATDTDVEMLHALFIGLSVFDLATCRPGQQERSRAILDLLFSRPTSQALFKTAASQGRPGRHQTQSEF; this is encoded by the coding sequence ATGAAAAAGCCCGCCGAGGATCGTCGCAATCAAATCGTCGAGGCCGGCTTGGCGCTCCTTGCCGAGGAGGGGCTTCCCGGTCTCACCCAACCGAAGATCGCGGCGCGCACGGGCCTCCGCCAGAGCCATCTGACCTATTATTATCCGACGCGCACCAGCCTGGTCACCACCGTGGCGCGGGCTGCGTTCGACGCCCAGGCCGAGGCCGCTCGCGCCGTCATCGCCCGCATATCATCCGTGGGCGAAGCGGCGGCCGCGATTGCCGCAGTGACCGGCCGACATGAGAGAACGCGCGTGCTCGTCGCGCTGAATCAGGCTTCGGAGAGGGAGCCCGAGGTTCGGCAGCTCTTCAACGACCTGACGAAAATCCTGCATTCCGAATTTGCCGGCCTTCTGATGAAACTCGGCCTGCCGGCCACCGATACAGACGTCGAGATGTTGCACGCACTCTTCATCGGCCTGTCTGTGTTCGATCTTGCGACGTGCCGACCAGGTCAACAGGAACGGTCGAGGGCAATACTGGACCTCTTGTTCAGCCGTCCCACCTCTCAGGCATTGTTCAAGACAGCTGCGTCCCAGGGTCGGCCCGGCCGTCATCAAACGCAATCGGAGTTCTGA
- a CDS encoding formylglycine-generating enzyme family protein has product MISIPGGTFRMGSDRHYPEEAPAHRVTVDGFWMDRTPVTNRQFKEFVRATGHVTFAELVPDPKDYPGTLPHMLFAGSLVFAPPARPVDLRDWSQWWSLTKGANWRRPYGPGSNINALDNHPVVHVTFADAQAYARWTGKALPSEAEWEFAARGGLDGAEYAWGEELTPGNQHLANTWQGNFPHENSAQDGFERTSPVSAFPPNGYGLHDMIGNVWEWTEDWYSARHEADAAKACCIPVNPRGGREGASYDPALPEIRIPRKVIKGGSHLCAPNYCRRYRPAARHAEPVDTSTSHVGFRCVWRPPSDPLQPEE; this is encoded by the coding sequence ATGATCTCCATCCCCGGCGGCACCTTTCGCATGGGCTCGGACCGGCACTACCCCGAGGAGGCTCCGGCGCATCGCGTCACCGTCGACGGCTTCTGGATGGACCGGACACCGGTGACCAATCGGCAGTTCAAGGAATTCGTCAGGGCAACGGGACATGTCACCTTTGCCGAACTCGTACCCGATCCGAAGGATTATCCCGGCACGCTGCCGCATATGCTCTTTGCCGGGTCGCTGGTCTTTGCGCCGCCGGCGAGGCCGGTCGACCTGCGCGACTGGAGCCAATGGTGGAGCCTGACGAAGGGCGCGAACTGGCGTCGCCCCTACGGCCCCGGGAGCAACATCAACGCCCTCGACAACCATCCGGTCGTCCATGTGACCTTCGCCGATGCGCAAGCCTATGCGCGCTGGACCGGCAAGGCCCTGCCGAGCGAGGCGGAATGGGAATTCGCAGCGCGCGGCGGGCTCGACGGCGCCGAATATGCCTGGGGGGAGGAACTCACGCCCGGCAACCAACATCTGGCGAACACCTGGCAGGGCAACTTCCCGCACGAGAACAGCGCCCAGGACGGTTTCGAGCGCACCTCACCGGTCTCCGCCTTTCCGCCGAACGGCTATGGCCTGCACGACATGATCGGCAATGTCTGGGAATGGACTGAGGATTGGTATTCGGCCCGCCATGAGGCCGACGCGGCGAAGGCCTGCTGTATCCCGGTGAACCCGCGGGGCGGGCGGGAGGGCGCAAGCTATGATCCGGCGCTGCCGGAGATCAGGATTCCACGCAAGGTGATCAAGGGCGGCTCGCACCTTTGCGCTCCCAATTATTGCCGCCGCTATCGCCCGGCCGCGCGCCATGCCGAGCCGGTCGACACCTCGACCAGCCATGTCGGTTTTCGATGTGTCTGGAGACCACCGTCCGATCCATTGCAGCCTGAGGAGTAA